A single Nocardioides bizhenqiangii DNA region contains:
- a CDS encoding OsmC family protein produces the protein MTDHHYALGLTWLGNRGSGTSGYRDYDRDCVLTADGKPDLLGSADVPFRGDGSRWNPEELLVAALAQCHLLSYLHSAVTRGIVVTAYADAPVGTMSQIGHGGHFTSVVLRPRVTIADPAQVELAQAIHREASDNCFIAASVNFPVTHEPETLVG, from the coding sequence CGGCAGCGGCACCAGCGGGTACCGCGACTACGACCGCGACTGCGTGCTGACCGCGGACGGCAAGCCCGACCTGCTCGGGTCGGCGGACGTCCCGTTCCGTGGCGACGGGTCCCGGTGGAACCCGGAGGAGCTCCTCGTCGCGGCGCTCGCGCAGTGCCACCTGCTGTCCTACCTGCACTCGGCGGTCACCCGCGGCATCGTCGTCACCGCCTACGCCGATGCCCCCGTCGGCACCATGAGCCAGATCGGTCACGGCGGCCACTTCACCTCGGTGGTGCTCCGCCCGCGGGTCACCATCGCCGACCCGGCGCAGGTCGAGCTCGCGCAGGCGATCCATCGCGAAGCCAGCGACAACTGCTTCATCGCCGCCTCGGTCAACTTCCCCGTGACCCACGAGCCCGAGACGCTGGTGGGCTGA